TCGTGCCCAAGCCCCCCAGTGGCAAGACCCTATAACCAATGATTATTTGCAAAGCCTAATTGCCCGACTGGCCCCGCATAGTGATATTAACGGCCTGCGCACGATCACCGTGATGGTCGATAACGCGTCACTGAATGCCTTTGCCGTCCCAGGCGGCGTGGTAGGGATCAACTCTGGGCTATTCGCGTTTGCCGAAGATGAAGGTGCCTTTGTCTCGGTGCTAGCTCACGAGCTGGGCCACCTCTCCCAACGCCACTATGCCCGTGGCAGCGCCCGCGCGGCTCAGACCCAACTGCCCGCTATGGCGGCCATGCTGGCAGGCATGCTGATTGCTGCCAGTGGCGGCGGCGACGCTGGCATGGCGGCTGCCATGGGCTCCCAGGCGGCGCTGATTCAGGATCAGCTTAGCTACTCACGGCTGTTTGAACAGGAAGCCGATAACATCGGGCTTCAGGCCATGGCCGATGCAGGCTATGACCCCGAGGCAATGGTGCGCATGTTCTCGGCCATGCAGCGCATGGCGCGCCTTCAGGGCGATACGCCACCCGAGTTCCTGCTTACCCACCCGGTCACCGACAATCGTTTAAGTGCCGCGCAAGCCCGCGCCGCCCAGCTCAATGTCGCCGATGCATATACCAGCGACACTCTCTACGACATGATGCGCGCCCGAGCGTTGCTAAGCATTTACACTAACACACCGCAGCAAGCTGCTTCGCGCCTTGCTCAGGAAGGCGCCGAACAAGCCGCTCAGGACTACTTAGCCGCACTCATTGATGCTCGCAACGGTCAAACCGATAGCGCTCTGGGGCAGCTGGATAGGCTTGCTAACGAGCATCCCGACTTTGCCATGCTCCCCGCCTCTGCAGCCAGTGTCGCTCTGGAAGCAGGGCGCTACGATCAGGCGATTCAGCGCAGCCAGCAATTGCTACGCTTTATGCCCAACTACCTACCTGCCCAACTGGTACTGGCCGAAGCGCAGCTGCAGCGCGACCCACAGGCGGCCTATGACCTGCTGCGCGACATCACCTCCCAAAACCCGGAAAACCCTCAGGGCTTTAACCTGCTGGCGGAAGCCGCCGGACGTAGCGGACACGACAGCTGGGGGCATTTAGCCCGTGCAGAGCACCTTCAACTGACCGGCCGCGTCGATCGCGGCATTCGCCAGCTCTCCATCGCCCGGGATGCCGCGGAGCGGGAAAACAACCAGCAGGCGTTGGCAAGAATCGAGCAGCGCAGAGAAGAGTTTATTGAGTATCGTGAAGCGCTGGAAGATTTTAGTTGATGTCCTGAAGCATGCAAAAGCGCCCATGCGTTAAGCAGCACGGGCGCTACATGCTTTTAGCAGGCTCAGCCTTAAGCTATGGACTTCAAGCTATGATCTTCAATTCATGCATTGAAGTTAAGCATCCGCTCAAGGGGCTTTAAAGCCTGCAGGCGCAGCGCTTCATCCACCTGAATTTCTCCACTTCCCTTGCGCAACGCACCCGCCAGGTTATCCAGCGCGTTCATGGCCATCCAGGGGCAGTGCGCGCAGCTGCGGCAAGTAGCACCGTTGCCTGCCGTCGGCGCTTCAAACAGCGTTTTATCCGGTACCGCCTGCTGCATCTTGAAAAAGATGCCCCTATCCGTCGCTACAATCAGCTTATCGTTGGGCAGCTCTTTCGCGGCCTTAATCAACTGCGAGGTGGAGCCTGCCACGTCCGCCAGTTTTACTACTGACTCAGGCGACTCGGGATGCACCAGTACCGCGGCACCTGGATAGATGCGCTTCAGGTCTTCAACGCCCTTGGCCTTAAACTCTTCATGAACGATACAGGCGCCGTCCCACATCAGCATATCGGCGCCGGTTTTGCTCTGGATATAGCCGCCCAAATGCTTATCGGGCGCCCAGAGAATTTTCTCGCCCTTGGCCTGCAGGTGCTCAATCACCTCGACTGCAATCGACGAAGTCACCACCCAGTCTGCCCGTGCCTTAACGGCTGCAGAGGTATTGGCATACACCACTACGGTACGGTCAGGGTGGGCATCACAGAAGGCGCTGAACTCATCGGCGGGACAGCCAATATCCAGTGAGCAGGTGGCTTCCAAGGTGGGCATCAACACGCGCTTTTCAGGCGAAAGGATCTTGGCGGTTTCGCCCATAAAGCGGACACCGGCGACGACCAGCGTGGTGGCTTCGTGGCGAGCACCAAAGCGCGCCATCTCCAGCGAGTCAGCGACACAGCCACCGGTCTCTTCCGCCAACTGCTGAATGGCATCATCGGTGTAATAGTGTGCGACCAAAACGGCGTTATGGGCCTTCAACAGTCGTTTGATCTCTTCAACCCGGGCCTGATCTTCCGCCGGAATGCGGGTCGGGCAGTAGGCTGTGGGTAGCGGAGCCTCAAGCTTCGCTTGAGTAGTCATAATAGTCATTGTGTCTACCACTGTGACGAACAGGGAATCCCCCTGTTAAACACTGGGCTACGGCGCAGTACGTCTTGCACATGCGCCGCTCGTAAGGGCGATGAGCCGCTGCGTCTCTCGCGATGGCCATCGCTTAAAATCTGTTCTGAACAGATTTATTCTAAACCATTTTGGCGGGGAATAGCGTTTGACTGCAAACAGAATGTCACACACAGCAAAACGCCCCTGGCAGCTAAACTGCCAGGGGCGTTGAATTTGGTGGGTCGTGCAGGATTCGAACCTGCGACCAATTGATTAAAAGTCAACTGCTCTACCAACTGAGCTAACGACCCAAACTTGCTGTGCTGTTCACTGACCAGCTTTGCTAAACCTACTGTTAGTACATATACCTTAAACGTTCATCACCGAGTTCAAACTGACTTTTTCCAAACTGATCAGTCGTTTGAATGGTGGGTCGTGCAGGATTCGAACCTGCGACCAATTGATTAAAAGTCAACTGCTCTACCAACTGAGCTAACGACCCGCCTGAACGGATGCATATCCTACGCTTACACCTTATTGATAGCAAGCGTTTTTTCTCTTTCACTCTACAATAATGAACCATTTGCGAACCTGCTAGCGTCACTCAATGCTGACAGGCACGCTTATCAGCCTAACCGCTAACGACTGACCACCAAGCGGTTCAACAGGCTCTGCAAGGCGCGTTTAGCGCGCCTTGCTCTTCGGTTTGCGCAGTGCCTGTACCGGCTTACGCTTGTGCTTATCGCGGTTCCAGCGATTCTTCTCATCTGGCGTCAGGGCGGGCACTTTGCGGCTCTCTAAGTTAGCCAGCGTGGCCAAGTCATCCACTTCATCCTGGCTAAGCTCGACCCATTCGCCGGCTTTCGCCCGCTTATCTAGGAAGATGTTGCCGTAACGTACGCGTTTAAGGCGACTAACCGTCAGCGCCTGAGATTCCCAAAGACGACGCACTTCGCGGTTACGCCCTTCCAGAATCACCACGTGGAACCAGGTGTTGATACCTTCGCCACCAAACTCCTGAACATCGGTAAAGCGCGCCGGGCCATCTTCAAGCATGACTCCATCGACCATGGCCATGATATGCTCACGCTTCACTTCACCCATCACGCGAACCGCATACTCGCGCTCCACCTGGGTAGAGGGGTGCATCAAACGGTTGGCCAGCTCACCGTCGGTAGTGAACAGCAGCAAACCGCTGGTGTTGATATCCAGGCGACCGATCGCAATCCAGCGTTCGCCTTTAAGGCGCGGCAAGCGGTCAAACACCGTGCGGCGGCCTTCTGGATCCTTACGGGTGCACAGCTCGCCTTCCGGCTTGTTGTACATAATCACCCGGCGCGGCACTTCTTCTTCTGGTCGCAGTGCCACCGGACGGTCATCAAAACTGACTTTGTCCCGCGCTTCAACGCGGTCGCCCAGCTTAGCCACTTGGCTGTTCACTTTAACACGGCCGGCGGAAATCGCCGTTTCCATCTCACGACGCGAGCCAAGGCCTGCACGGGCCAAGACTTTTTGCAGCTTTTCGCTGGAGGGGGGCGTGGTGTTATTACTCTGACTCATGGTCGTCTGACCTCACATCGGTAGTCTCCGTGCTTTCGCGCTCGTCTTGTTGGCGCTTGGCACGTGCCGCGAGCCGAGCCTGTAGGTCGGCAAAGCTCAGCGGCTGGGTTAACGCCGTCTCGGCGTGCGTGTCGGCTATCTCAGCCGAGGTTATCTGTTCTTTCTGGGGTGGCGCATCCTGCACCGTTTTGATCGTTTCGTCTAGTGCTTCATCGTCTGAACCGGGGTCATTTTCTTCCTGAATGCCAGTATCCTTCGTCACCCCCGGCTCTTCAGGTAGTTCGTTTTCGTCCCAGCTTGCCAGGGTGTGCATGGGCGGCAACGCATCGAGGGTTTTTAACCCAAAATCGTCTAAAAAGCTGCGTGTAGTGGCGTATACCGCCGGACGACCGGGCACATCACGATGACCAACCACCCGAATCCAGCCGCGCTCTGCCAAGGTGCGCATAATGGAGCTACTTACGCTGACCCCACGCACCTCTTCAATATCCCCACGAGTAACCGGCTGCCGATAGGCAATTAACGCCAGCGTTTCCAGCAGCGCCCGCGAGTAGCGCTGGGGGCGTTCATCCCATAACCGCGACACCCACTGGGAAAGCCGCGGACGAATGCGCAGCTGATAGCCCGAGACCGTTTCCAGCAACTCCAGTGCACCGCCGGAATGGCGCTGCTGCAAACGTTCCAGGACGTCACGGAACTCTCTGCGCGTTGGGCATTCGCCCTCCAGAAAAAGCGTTTCCAAGCGCTCAAGGGGCAAGGGTTCGCCTGCGGCCAGCAGTGCGGCTTCAACAATGTCATCTAAAACAGTGTCATCTAACGCGGTGACGGCGTTACTCATGGCGCCTCCTCGCCAGGTTCAAAAGCGGACTCGCCATAGGCATCCTCATCTATCTCGCTCTCATCAAAAGCGCTCTCCTCGCCGTCAGCAAGGGCAGCGCGCCGCG
This Vreelandella neptunia DNA region includes the following protein-coding sequences:
- the rluB gene encoding 23S rRNA pseudouridine(2605) synthase RluB encodes the protein MSQSNNTTPPSSEKLQKVLARAGLGSRREMETAISAGRVKVNSQVAKLGDRVEARDKVSFDDRPVALRPEEEVPRRVIMYNKPEGELCTRKDPEGRRTVFDRLPRLKGERWIAIGRLDINTSGLLLFTTDGELANRLMHPSTQVEREYAVRVMGEVKREHIMAMVDGVMLEDGPARFTDVQEFGGEGINTWFHVVILEGRNREVRRLWESQALTVSRLKRVRYGNIFLDKRAKAGEWVELSQDEVDDLATLANLESRKVPALTPDEKNRWNRDKHKRKPVQALRKPKSKAR
- the nadA gene encoding quinolinate synthase NadA, with translation MTIMTTQAKLEAPLPTAYCPTRIPAEDQARVEEIKRLLKAHNAVLVAHYYTDDAIQQLAEETGGCVADSLEMARFGARHEATTLVVAGVRFMGETAKILSPEKRVLMPTLEATCSLDIGCPADEFSAFCDAHPDRTVVVYANTSAAVKARADWVVTSSIAVEVIEHLQAKGEKILWAPDKHLGGYIQSKTGADMLMWDGACIVHEEFKAKGVEDLKRIYPGAAVLVHPESPESVVKLADVAGSTSQLIKAAKELPNDKLIVATDRGIFFKMQQAVPDKTLFEAPTAGNGATCRSCAHCPWMAMNALDNLAGALRKGSGEIQVDEALRLQALKPLERMLNFNA
- the scpB gene encoding SMC-Scp complex subunit ScpB: MSNAVTALDDTVLDDIVEAALLAAGEPLPLERLETLFLEGECPTRREFRDVLERLQQRHSGGALELLETVSGYQLRIRPRLSQWVSRLWDERPQRYSRALLETLALIAYRQPVTRGDIEEVRGVSVSSSIMRTLAERGWIRVVGHRDVPGRPAVYATTRSFLDDFGLKTLDALPPMHTLASWDENELPEEPGVTKDTGIQEENDPGSDDEALDETIKTVQDAPPQKEQITSAEIADTHAETALTQPLSFADLQARLAARAKRQQDERESTETTDVRSDDHESE
- a CDS encoding M48 family metalloprotease — translated: MPTLRTTYPGWICAFACACGSLLFSPPSVATNDYGLPSLGAASTSVSNEEYRLGRAWLRQFRAQAPQWQDPITNDYLQSLIARLAPHSDINGLRTITVMVDNASLNAFAVPGGVVGINSGLFAFAEDEGAFVSVLAHELGHLSQRHYARGSARAAQTQLPAMAAMLAGMLIAASGGGDAGMAAAMGSQAALIQDQLSYSRLFEQEADNIGLQAMADAGYDPEAMVRMFSAMQRMARLQGDTPPEFLLTHPVTDNRLSAAQARAAQLNVADAYTSDTLYDMMRARALLSIYTNTPQQAASRLAQEGAEQAAQDYLAALIDARNGQTDSALGQLDRLANEHPDFAMLPASAASVALEAGRYDQAIQRSQQLLRFMPNYLPAQLVLAEAQLQRDPQAAYDLLRDITSQNPENPQGFNLLAEAAGRSGHDSWGHLARAEHLQLTGRVDRGIRQLSIARDAAERENNQQALARIEQRREEFIEYREALEDFS